The uncultured Roseibium sp. genome contains a region encoding:
- a CDS encoding cytochrome b/b6 domain-containing protein, with protein sequence MAAPDTYVRAGGGEPPAAGQKTAGVRVWDPLVRIFHWSLVVLFAVAWLTGDEIQKIHEPAGYAIAGLLTFRILWGFVGTKHARFTDFVYRPSTVIAYLRDALKFRAKRYLGHNPAGGAMVLTLIAVIGGTALTGYMMTTDAYWGVEWVEETHELLANLAIALVGLHVLGVVFASIEHGENLVRAMVTGNKDPQ encoded by the coding sequence ATGGCGGCGCCCGACACATATGTCCGGGCCGGTGGCGGCGAGCCGCCGGCCGCCGGGCAAAAGACCGCCGGCGTCCGGGTCTGGGACCCGCTGGTCCGGATCTTCCACTGGTCGCTGGTCGTTCTGTTTGCGGTCGCTTGGCTCACCGGAGATGAGATCCAGAAAATCCACGAGCCGGCCGGATACGCGATCGCGGGTCTGCTGACGTTCAGGATCCTCTGGGGTTTTGTCGGTACCAAACACGCCCGCTTTACCGATTTCGTCTACCGGCCCTCGACCGTGATTGCCTATCTTCGGGATGCATTGAAATTCCGCGCCAAACGGTATCTCGGTCACAATCCGGCCGGCGGTGCCATGGTCCTGACGCTGATCGCCGTCATCGGCGGCACGGCCCTGACCGGCTACATGATGACCACCGACGCCTATTGGGGTGTCGAGTGGGTCGAGGAAACGCACGAGCTTTTGGCCAATCTGGCGATCGCCCTGGTCGGCCTGCATGTTCTGGGCGTTGTTTTCGCAAGCATCGAGCATGGCGAAAATCTAGTCCGGGCAATGGTGACGGGAAATAAAGACCCCCAATAG
- a CDS encoding MucR family transcriptional regulator yields the protein MTDSPVDANLIDLTADIVSAYVSNNTVASTDLPNLINEVYGALQRTSTAAQEPEPEPLKPAVPVKKSVMPDYIICLEDGKKFKSLKRHLRTHYDMTPEEYREKWDLGPDYPMVAPNYAAARSELAKKMGLGQQRKRSK from the coding sequence ATGACTGATAGTCCAGTAGATGCGAACCTTATTGACCTTACGGCTGATATTGTGTCCGCGTATGTAAGCAACAACACTGTTGCTTCGACGGACCTGCCGAACTTGATCAATGAAGTTTATGGTGCATTGCAGCGGACCTCTACCGCAGCTCAGGAGCCGGAGCCGGAGCCGTTGAAGCCTGCCGTGCCCGTCAAGAAGTCGGTCATGCCCGACTACATCATTTGTCTGGAAGACGGCAAGAAGTTCAAGTCGTTGAAGCGTCATCTGCGCACCCATTACGACATGACACCGGAAGAATACCGGGAGAAGTGGGACCTGGGTCCGGACTATCCGATGGTCGCACCGAACTACGCAGCTGCCCGTTCCGAACTCGCCAAGAAGATGGGCCTGGGCCAGCAGCGCAAGCGCTCCAAATAA
- a CDS encoding response regulator transcription factor gives MRILVVEDEPRILNDIVTTMELAGYVVETVSDGEEAWFLGDTETYDLIILDLGLPGLDGLTVLKRWRAEGRHMPVLVLTARGAWSERVEGIDAGADDYLPKPFRMEELLARARALIRRSAGISTPVIEAGPLSLDVKQMRLARNGVPIALTPLEYRLVAYLMHHKERIVPPTELLEHLYGDDDARDPNALEAVMARLRKKLGSGAIETRRGFGYTIAGDEAAGDSAP, from the coding sequence ATGCGCATTCTGGTTGTCGAGGACGAACCCCGGATCCTGAACGATATCGTCACCACCATGGAACTGGCCGGTTACGTCGTTGAAACTGTCTCCGACGGTGAAGAAGCCTGGTTCCTGGGTGACACGGAAACTTACGACCTGATCATCCTGGATCTGGGACTGCCGGGGCTCGACGGGCTGACGGTGCTGAAGCGCTGGCGGGCAGAAGGTCGTCATATGCCCGTGCTCGTTCTGACCGCACGCGGCGCCTGGTCGGAACGAGTCGAGGGCATCGATGCGGGGGCGGACGACTATCTGCCCAAGCCTTTCCGCATGGAGGAACTGCTGGCGCGCGCCCGTGCGCTGATCCGGCGCTCGGCCGGCATCAGCACGCCAGTCATCGAAGCCGGACCGCTCAGCCTCGACGTGAAGCAGATGCGGCTGGCCCGCAACGGCGTGCCCATCGCGCTGACGCCGCTGGAATACCGGCTCGTCGCCTACCTGATGCACCACAAGGAACGGATCGTTCCGCCGACGGAACTGCTGGAGCATCTTTACGGCGACGACGACGCCCGCGATCCGAACGCCCTGGAAGCCGTGATGGCGCGGCTGCGCAAGAAACTCGGTTCGGGCGCCATAGAAACCCGGCGCGGTTTCGGCTA
- a CDS encoding PepSY domain-containing protein yields the protein MKTRSHLLLLGLLTACALGVAELPSAVRADEDDDHDLARAALEQEKALPLAQILEQIRPKLGGRIVGIEFEQEDGRYFYEIKTVTPDGQIQETYVDARTAQVVEGKAD from the coding sequence ATGAAGACCCGATCTCACCTGCTCCTGCTCGGCCTGCTGACGGCCTGCGCCCTCGGCGTCGCCGAGCTTCCATCCGCCGTGCGTGCGGATGAAGATGACGACCACGACCTGGCCCGGGCGGCACTGGAGCAAGAAAAGGCCCTGCCTCTGGCGCAGATCCTGGAACAGATCCGCCCCAAACTCGGCGGACGGATCGTCGGCATCGAGTTCGAGCAGGAAGACGGGCGCTATTTCTATGAAATCAAGACCGTGACGCCGGATGGACAGATACAGGAAACTTATGTCGATGCGCGGACCGCACAGGTCGTTGAAGGCAAGGCCGACTGA
- a CDS encoding PepSY domain-containing protein, translating into MKKTLTALTLAAALSGFAGAALASEGHAKIDAPRDQWMSVDQITQKMTAEGYKVRRVKVEDGAYEVYALDANGKRVEAIVHPVTGQILGNDQDD; encoded by the coding sequence ATGAAAAAGACCCTCACCGCCCTGACCCTGGCCGCCGCCCTGTCCGGTTTTGCCGGTGCCGCGCTCGCTTCCGAAGGTCATGCCAAGATCGACGCTCCGCGCGATCAGTGGATGTCCGTTGACCAGATCACCCAGAAGATGACCGCCGAAGGTTACAAGGTCCGCCGCGTCAAAGTGGAAGACGGTGCTTATGAAGTCTATGCGCTGGATGCCAACGGCAAGCGGGTCGAGGCCATCGTACATCCGGTGACCGGCCAGATTCTGGGCAACGATCAGGACGACTGA
- the msrB gene encoding peptide-methionine (R)-S-oxide reductase MsrB, which translates to MGDTDTADTGSTETSGKVVKSQDEWRDQLTLEQFYVTRQSGTERPFTGPYWNSFEHGQYDCVCCGQPLFKSDTKFDAGCGWPSFFEAVSPDAITEIEDRTHGMLRTEIRCSKCDAHLGHVFPDGPPPTGLRYCLNGHAMSFTPDQQ; encoded by the coding sequence ATGGGCGATACGGACACAGCAGACACGGGTAGCACAGAGACTTCGGGCAAGGTCGTCAAAAGCCAGGACGAATGGCGGGATCAACTGACGCTCGAGCAATTTTACGTCACGCGACAGAGCGGAACGGAGCGGCCGTTCACCGGGCCCTACTGGAACAGTTTCGAACACGGACAATACGATTGCGTCTGCTGCGGACAGCCTCTGTTCAAGTCCGACACGAAATTCGATGCCGGATGTGGCTGGCCCAGTTTTTTCGAGGCGGTTTCGCCGGATGCCATCACGGAGATCGAGGACCGGACCCATGGCATGCTCCGGACCGAAATTCGCTGCTCGAAATGCGACGCCCATCTGGGCCACGTCTTCCCGGACGGTCCGCCGCCCACAGGCCTGCGCTATTGCCTGAACGGTCATGCAATGAGCTTTACGCCTGACCAGCAATGA
- a CDS encoding SufE family protein: protein MTTSLDDILETFEFLDDWEDRYKYLIDLGKELPGLPEEQKNDINKVRGCVSQVWLVTNVSRSASGAPIITYDGDSDALIVQGLVAVVLALYSGKTAQEILDTDVEGIFAKLGLKEHLTPQRSNGLKSMVARIRSDAREALAAA from the coding sequence ATGACCACATCCCTTGACGATATCCTTGAGACCTTCGAATTCCTCGACGATTGGGAAGACCGATACAAGTACCTGATCGATCTTGGAAAAGAGCTGCCGGGCCTGCCCGAAGAGCAAAAGAACGACATCAACAAGGTGCGCGGCTGCGTTTCTCAGGTCTGGCTCGTGACCAACGTCAGCCGATCAGCGTCCGGGGCTCCGATCATCACCTATGACGGCGACAGCGATGCCCTGATCGTTCAGGGACTGGTTGCCGTGGTTCTTGCCCTTTACTCGGGCAAAACGGCGCAGGAAATCCTCGATACCGATGTGGAAGGTATCTTCGCCAAGCTCGGATTGAAGGAACATCTGACGCCGCAACGCTCCAATGGCCTCAAATCCATGGTGGCGCGCATCCGGTCCGATGCCCGCGAGGCCCTGGCGGCTGCCTGA